One window from the genome of Alnus glutinosa chromosome 13, dhAlnGlut1.1, whole genome shotgun sequence encodes:
- the LOC133853966 gene encoding probable receptor-like protein kinase At2g23200: METLHYSCKLQLHLQLCLLLPLHFSSLLLLSSAYTVPDKYFINCGSSDNITSADGRRVFVGDRVFSAGKGKAVKSSNSSTDPLYQTARVYEKTSSYEFKINENGTYIVRLHFFVFSSSPDLSVARFNVLASGFSLLTNYSIRNVTTSPRIEEFLLTISEGNFKIYFKPSQEPSLAFVSAIEVFLAPDKLIPDSTTPRTSIGDNVTYSGLISQVLHTIHRINVGGDYINGDDLWRNWVPDDNHLLRSATTSNTSYSSTPEYKTGNQYFAPDGVYRTAKQLNANDSSNSNVSNATWSFPVNNNATHFVRVHFCDIVSIYRRPKELDFVMNFGFNLYINRNYTMINPYSITKRLAAPFCLDFVVDSDDSGFMNFSIGLLEDSSIRDAFLNGLEIMEFMKESDVVPIHRKTKKRVVVVVATACGAAFVFVLVVLFLLGLRYKKAKHVDGVGSLPVLHGKGNSYGKGKSNASPVRNVNLNLKMHLLEIQAASHNFDTKLLIGEGGFGKVYKGTLRDGTKVAVKRCDPKHGQGLPEFETEILVLSKIRHRHLVSLKGYCEEGSEMILVYEFIEKGTLRDHLYDLKEKPKRSSKRSKLSWKQRLEICIGSAKGLHYLHTSSAGGIIHRDVKSTNILLNEQYVAKVADFGLSRSGPLDPNHFSTVGIKGSFGYMDPEYFRTFEFTDKSDVYSFGVVLLEVLCARPVIIDSPKREEVNLAEWGMFWQKKWQLERIIDPLLVGEINPDSLRKYGEIAEKCLKDHGVDRPSMLDVQWDLEYALQLQQTALHSEDTTTNAYLELPLPSDSVPHWEDDHVPIPADDGSEARDSEVFSQMRIDGAR; encoded by the coding sequence ATGGAAACGCTTCACTACTCCTGTAAGCTTCAGCTTCATCTCCAACTCTGTCTTCTCTTACCTCTCCATTTCTCTTCCCTTCTGCTTCTCTCTTCAGCTTACACTGTTCCTGATAAGTACTTCATCAACTGTGGATCGTCCGACAACATAACCTCTGCCGATGGCCGGCGGGTCTTTGTTGGCGACCGAGTTTTCTCTGCTGGAAAAGGCAAAGCTGTCAAAAGCAGCAACTCATCAACAGACCCTCTGTATCAAACAGCAAGAGTTTACGAAAAGACATCTTCATATGAGTTCAAAATCAATGAGAACGGTACATACATAGTACGCCTCCATTTCTTTGTCTTCTCTTCATCTCCTGATCTGTCTGTTGCTCGGTTCAATGTTTTGGCTTCTGGGTTTTCACTTTTGACCAATTATAGCATCCGAAACGTTACTACTTCTCCAAGGATTGAGGAATTCTTGCTCACCATCTCAGAAGGAAATTTTAAAATCTACTTCAAACCTTCTCAAGAGCCATCTTTGGCTTTCGTAAGCGCCATAGAAGTCTTTCTTGCCCCTGACAAACTCATCCCCGATAGCACCACTCCCAGAACTTCTATAGGAGATAACGTTACCTACAGTGGTTTGATCTCTCAGGTTCTACATACAATCCATAGGATCAACGTTGGAGGTGACTATATCAACGGTGATGATTTATGGAGGAATTGGGTGCCAGATGATAATCACTTACTCAGATCGGCGACTACGAGTAATACGTCCTATAGTTCAACGCCTGAATACAAGACCGGAAACCAGTATTTTGCCCCAGATGGTGTCTATCGGACAGCCAAGCAGTTGAATGCAAATGATAGCAGCAATTCCAATGTTTCAAATGCAACTTGGAGTTTTCCCGTCAATAATAATGCTACACACTTTGTTCGGGTACATTTTTGCGACATAGTAAGTATTTATAGAAGACCTAAGGAGTTGGATTTTGTGATGAATTTTGGGTTCAATCTCTATATCAATAGGAACTATACTATGATCAATCCTTATAGTATAACTAAACGGTTGGCTGCTCCATTCTGCTTGGATTTTGTGGTTGATTCAGATGATTCTGGATTTATGAATTTTAGTATAGGCCTGCTGGAGGACTCAAGCATTCGTGACGCATTTTTGAATGGGCTGGAGATTATGGAGTTTATGAAGGAATCAGATGTTGTCCCTATTCacagaaagacaaaaaaacgTGTTGTTGTTGTAGTTGCTACCGCTTGTGGCGCGGCCTTTGTCTTCGTTTTGGTAGTGCTGTTCTTGTTGGGTTTGAGATACAAGAAAGCAAAGCATGTTGATGGAGTAGGTTCTTTGCCGGTGCTTCATGGAAAAGGAAATTCTTACGGTAAAGGAAAATCGAATGCCTCCCCTGTTCGTAATGTTAACCTAAATTTGAAGATGCATCTTCTTGAAATACAAGCTGCAAGTCATAACTTTGACACCAAACTCTTAATAGGTGAGGGTGGGTTTGGAAAAGTTTATAAGGGAACTCTTCGGGATGGTACGAAAGTGGCTGTGAAACGATGTGATCCGAAACATGGGCAGGGCCTTCCAGAATTCGAAACTGAAATCTTGGTCTTATCCAAAATTCGGCATCGCCATCTCGTTTCCTTGAAAGGGTATTGCGAAGAAGGGTCTGAGATGATACTGGTGTATGAATTTATAGAAAAGGGCACTCTGAGAGATCATCTCTACGATTTGAAGGAGAAGCCTAAGAGGTCATCTAAAAGGTCCAAATTGTCTTGGAAGCAACGGCTTGAAATTTGCATTGGTTCAGCGAAGGGCCTTCATTACCTCCACACTTCTTCAGCTGGGGGAATCATTCACCGTGATGTTaagtcaacaaatatcttgctGAATGAACAGTACGTGGCTAAAGTTGCTGACTTTGGCCTTTCAAGATCAGGGCCTCTCGATCCAAACCATTTCAGTACTGTTGGCATAAAGGGTAGCTTTGGTTATATGGATCCTGAATATTTTAGAACCTTTGAGTTCACAGACAAATCTGATGTCTACTCCTTTGGTGTTGTACTTCTTGAGGTGCTTTGTGCCAGACCAGTTATAATTGACTCGCCCAAGAGGGAGGAGGTGAACCTGGCCGAATGGGGGATGTTTTGGCAAAAGAAATGGCAACTTGAAAGAATTATCGATCCGTTGTTAGTGGGAGAAATTAACCCTgattcattgagaaaatatGGTGAAATAGCTGAGAAGTGTTTGAAGGATCATGGAGTTGACCGGCCTTCCATGCTTGATGTGCAGTGGGACTTGGAATATGCACTGCAGCTTCAACAAACTGCATTGCACAGTGAAGACACTACGACAAATGCTTATTTGGAATTGCCTTTGCCTTCTGATAGcgtcccacattgggaagatgatcATGTGCCCATACCAGCGGATGATGGTTCGGAGGCAAGAGATAGTGAAGTGTTCTCTCAGATGAGAATTGATGGTGCCAGATAG